The following is a genomic window from Serratia ficaria.
GCTCCAGCGCCAGCTTGTCCAGACGGTCGACCTGGAAGTCTTCCGGCGGCTCGGCAATCAGCGTGCCGTCACGGTCAATAAAGAGGATTTTTTGGCTCACATTGGCTCCTGGCGAGTCTCGTTGGCGCCGGGCAGGGCGGCCAGCGCGTCAACCACGCGGCGGCATTCGTCACGGGTGCCTATGGTGATGCGCAGGCAGCCGGACAACCCGGGCTGTTTATTTTGGTCTCTTAAGATAATGCCCTGATCCCACAAGCTTTTAAATACATTACTTGAGGCGGTGAAGCGCACCAGCAGGTAATTGCTGTCGCTGGCGAAAACCTGCTCGACGCAGGCGCAGTTTTGCAGCGCCTGCCGCAGCCAACTGCGGTTGGCGGCAATCTCGCCAACCCGTTGCCGCATCACGCGGATGCCTTCGGCGCTGAGCGCCTGGGCGGCGATGTCGGCCACCGGCGTCGACAGCGGATAAGGCGCGATCACCTTCAGCAGCAGGGCGATCAGATCCTCGTTGCCCAGGGTAAAACCGCAGCGCAGGCCGGCCAGCGCGAAGGCTTTCGACAGGGTGCGCAGGATCGCCAGGTGCGGATAATCGCTCAGCCAACCGGCCACGCTCGCCTGCGGGCAAAACTCGATATAGGCCTCGTCAACCGCGACGATCGCCTTGCCCTTGGCCATTTCCAGCAGGCTGCGCAGAGAGTCTGGGTCGATCAGATTGCCGGTCGGGTTGTTCGGGCTGCAGACGTAGATCAGCTTGACGTTGTCCAGGCTGTCGGCGATGGCCGGCAGATCCAGCTGCCAATCTTCCCTGGCCGCCACGGTGCGGCGCTCCACGCCGAAGGTCTCGGCGCTGACGGCGTACATGCCGTAGGTCGGCGGGCAGAACAGAATGGCGTCCTTACCCGGTTCGCAGAAGGCGCGGATCAGCAGTTCGATGCCCTCATCGGCGCCGCGGCTGACCAGCACCTGCTCTTTCTGCACCCCGGCGTAAGCGGCGTAGCGCTCGATCACCTGCGCCGGCTGGCACTCCGGGTAGCGGTTGAAGGTCTGGGCGGTCAGCTGGAATTCCGGCGCGATCGGGTATTCGTTGGCGTTCAGCCACACGTCGCCGTTGCCGCCGAGGCGGCGCGCCGACTGGTAAGGGGTCAGCTCGCGAACGTTGGCGCGCGCCAGGTTTTCAATGCTCATGCTTGCTCCTTCAGGGCGGCGACGCGCAGGGTCACGGCGTTTTTGTGGGCGATCAGC
Proteins encoded in this region:
- the hisC gene encoding histidinol-phosphate transaminase, giving the protein MSIENLARANVRELTPYQSARRLGGNGDVWLNANEYPIAPEFQLTAQTFNRYPECQPAQVIERYAAYAGVQKEQVLVSRGADEGIELLIRAFCEPGKDAILFCPPTYGMYAVSAETFGVERRTVAAREDWQLDLPAIADSLDNVKLIYVCSPNNPTGNLIDPDSLRSLLEMAKGKAIVAVDEAYIEFCPQASVAGWLSDYPHLAILRTLSKAFALAGLRCGFTLGNEDLIALLLKVIAPYPLSTPVADIAAQALSAEGIRVMRQRVGEIAANRSWLRQALQNCACVEQVFASDSNYLLVRFTASSNVFKSLWDQGIILRDQNKQPGLSGCLRITIGTRDECRRVVDALAALPGANETRQEPM